The Streptomyces kanamyceticus DNA segment CGCCGACGACGTCGCTGAGAGGAAGACCGCATGAGCGAGAACGAGACCCTGACCACGAAGCCCGCTTCCGAGGAAGAGGTCCGCGAGGCGCTGTACGACGTCGTCGACCCCGAGCTGGGCATCGACGTCGTCAACCTCGGCCTGATCTACGGCGTCCACGTCGACGACGCGAACATCGCCACGATCGACATGACGCTGACGTCGGCGGCCTGCCCGCTGACCGACGTCATCGAGGACCAGGCGAAGTCCGCCACGGACGGCATCGTCAACGAGCTCCGGATCAACTGGGTCTGGATGCCGCCGTGGGGCCCGGACAAGATCACGGACGATGGGCGCGAGCAGCTTCGGGCGTTGGGGTTCAACGTCTGAGTCGGTCTGAGACCGCACTGCTTCGACGAAGCCCCCTGGAGGATTCTCCGGGGGGCTTTTGCGTACGCCCGTACACATCGATATGTACACTCGTACGCATGGGATACGCACTGCTGGCCGGGGCCATCGCGGCGGAGGTGGCCGGGACGACCGCCATGAAGTACAGCGAGGGGTTCAGCAGGCTGTGGCCCTCGCTGATCACGGTCGCGGGCTATCTCCTCGCCTTCACGCTGCTCGCGCAGACCCTCAAGACCCTCTCCGTGGGCACCGCCTACGCGATCTGGGCGGGCATCGGCACCGCCGCCGTCGCCGCGATCGGCATGCTCTTCCTGGGAGAGGCCGCCAATCTCGTCAAGGTCGCGGGCATCGCGCTCGTGATCGCGGGCGTCGTCGTGCTCAATCTGGGCGGGGCGCACTGATGGGCCGTCGCTACGACCCCGACCGCCGTCAGCGGATCATCGACGCCGCGATCCGGGTGGTCGGGCGGCAGGGCATCGCCGGGCTCAGCCACCGTTCGGTCGCCGCCGAGGCGGACGTGCCGCTCGGCTCCACGACGTACCACTTCAAGACGCTCGACGAGCTGATGGTCGCCGCGCTGCGGCAGTCCAACGAGGGCTTCGCCAAGGCGATGACCAGCAGCGGCGCCTTCGAGGACCCCGGTGCCGATGTCGCGGACGAGCTCGTGCGGCTGCTCGGCGAATGGTTCTCGGGGGAGCGCGCCGGGGTCGAGCTGGAGTACGAGCTCTATCTCGCGGCCCTGCGCAGGCCCGCGTTGCGCCCGGTGGCGGCGGAGTGGTGCGAGGAGGTCTCCGCCGTCCTTGAGCGGCGCACCGACCGCTTCACCGCGCGCGCCCTCGTCGCCGTGATGGACGGGATCTGTCTCCAGGTGCTGCTCACGGGCGGCGACTACGACGCGGCGTACACCCGCGAGGTGCTCAACCGGCTTCTTCCGTCAGGGACTTGACCTTCGCCAGGGCCGCCCCGACGCTCGCCACCACGTCCGTGACCGGGTACTGCACGTCCCGCACCACCCGGTCGCCGTCCACCACCAGCGTCAGCCGCTTCATCCGGCTCACGCCCGCCGCGCGGAACGTCGGCAGGCGCAGGGCCGCCGTCAGGGCCAGGTCCGCGTCCGACAGGAGCGGGAAGCGCAGGTCCTCCTTCTCCGCGAACGCCCGCTGCTCGTCCGGGCGTTGGGACGAGACGCCGTGCACGGTCGCACCCGCCGCGGTGAACTCCGCGAGCTGGTCGCGGTAGGAGCAGGACTCCAGCGTGCAGCCGCGCGCGCCGGGGATCCCCGCCCAGCCGGGCGGGTAGGCGTCCTGGCGGGCGTACGCGCCGGGGAAGCAGTACAGGACCGTGTAGGGGGTGTCCCCGGCGACCGGGTCGCACAACTCCCCTTCATGGCCCATGAGTTGGACTGCCGGTACGCGCGTGCCGAGCAGCTCGTGGACCCGCTGGGCCTCCAGGGACGTCTCCGTCGCGGTCGCCATCGTCTCTCCCTCTCCCAGTACCCAGGTATCGCCCCAGTCCTGGAGGGCGACCAGGACGGGCAGCAGTGCGCGGCCGCGCGGTGTCAGGCGGTACTCGTGGCGCACCGGGCGGTCCTGGTAGGGGGTGCGGGTCAGTACGCCCGCGGCCACCAGGAGGCGCAGCCGCTCGGTCAACACCTTGCGGGACACGCCGAGTTCGGCCTGCAGTTCGTCGAAGCGGTGCACCCCGCGCGCCGTGTCGCGCACGATCAGCAGGGTCCACCAGTCGCCCACGACGTCCAGGGCCTGCGCGATGGCGCAGTGGTCGTCGTCGAGGCGGGTCCGTTGCGGCATGACGTCCATGCTGACATAGTCCGTTCCCAAAAGGAACTAAGTGGTCGTCGATCTACCGGGGGTGGCATGCCGCGCGGGAAACGCGAAGGGCACGAGAAAGAGCAAGGGAAAGGGCAGGGGCAGGGGGAAGCGCAAGGGCAGCGTCTGCGGGACGTGCCGAGGGTCGTGTGGCTGCTCGCCGCCGGTCAGTTCTTCAACATGGTCGTCGCCTTCACCTTCGTCTACTTCTTCGTCTATCTGACGGACGAGCGCGACCTGTCCGTCGCCCAGGCCGGTCTCATCAGCGGCATCGGCGGCGCCGGGATGGTCGCGGGCAACTTCACCGGCGGCTGGTTCGGCGACCGGTACGGCCACCGGCGCGTCCTGCTCGCCGGATCGCTGGTCAGCGGCGTGGGCGTGCTCGCGCTGCCCGTCCTGCCCGCCGCGCTGCTCTACGTCGTGCCGGCCGTCGGCCAGTACGCGGGGGGCTGTGTGCGCGCCGCCAACGGTGCCCTCGTCGCGGTCTCCGTGCCCGGCGGCGGGCGCCGTCAGGCCTTC contains these protein-coding regions:
- a CDS encoding metal-sulfur cluster assembly factor, which codes for MSENETLTTKPASEEEVREALYDVVDPELGIDVVNLGLIYGVHVDDANIATIDMTLTSAACPLTDVIEDQAKSATDGIVNELRINWVWMPPWGPDKITDDGREQLRALGFNV
- a CDS encoding DMT family transporter gives rise to the protein MGYALLAGAIAAEVAGTTAMKYSEGFSRLWPSLITVAGYLLAFTLLAQTLKTLSVGTAYAIWAGIGTAAVAAIGMLFLGEAANLVKVAGIALVIAGVVVLNLGGAH
- a CDS encoding TetR/AcrR family transcriptional regulator; translation: MGRRYDPDRRQRIIDAAIRVVGRQGIAGLSHRSVAAEADVPLGSTTYHFKTLDELMVAALRQSNEGFAKAMTSSGAFEDPGADVADELVRLLGEWFSGERAGVELEYELYLAALRRPALRPVAAEWCEEVSAVLERRTDRFTARALVAVMDGICLQVLLTGGDYDAAYTREVLNRLLPSGT
- a CDS encoding winged helix-turn-helix transcriptional regulator; translation: MPQRTRLDDDHCAIAQALDVVGDWWTLLIVRDTARGVHRFDELQAELGVSRKVLTERLRLLVAAGVLTRTPYQDRPVRHEYRLTPRGRALLPVLVALQDWGDTWVLGEGETMATATETSLEAQRVHELLGTRVPAVQLMGHEGELCDPVAGDTPYTVLYCFPGAYARQDAYPPGWAGIPGARGCTLESCSYRDQLAEFTAAGATVHGVSSQRPDEQRAFAEKEDLRFPLLSDADLALTAALRLPTFRAAGVSRMKRLTLVVDGDRVVRDVQYPVTDVVASVGAALAKVKSLTEEAG